In a single window of the Methanobrevibacter sp. TMH8 genome:
- a CDS encoding F420-dependent methylenetetrahydromethanopterin dehydrogenase — translation MVVKIGIIKSGNIGTSPVLDLLLDERADRPNIDVRIIGSGAKMNPEQVEEVTPKVKEFDPDFAIFISPNPGAPGPAKARELLSGYDIPAVIIGDAPGAGKKDEMEEQGLGYIIVKGDPMIGARRELLDPTEMASFNADVIKVLALTGAYRVVQNAIDALIEAAEAGKELELPKIILTAEKAVEAAGFTNPYAKAKAYAAYEAAGQVASIDTKGCFMVQDASQYITIVAAAHELIANAAKLATEAREIEKANDSVLRTPHSGKGTTVSKTKLMDKPA, via the coding sequence ATGGTTGTCAAAATTGGAATAATTAAAAGCGGTAATATTGGTACCTCACCTGTATTAGATTTATTACTTGATGAACGTGCTGATAGACCAAACATAGACGTAAGAATTATCGGTTCTGGAGCTAAAATGAATCCAGAACAAGTAGAAGAAGTAACTCCGAAAGTTAAGGAATTTGACCCGGATTTTGCTATATTTATAAGTCCTAACCCAGGTGCACCAGGACCAGCTAAAGCAAGAGAACTTTTATCTGGATATGACATCCCTGCTGTAATTATAGGCGATGCTCCAGGAGCTGGAAAGAAAGATGAAATGGAAGAACAAGGTTTAGGTTACATAATTGTTAAAGGAGACCCTATGATTGGAGCAAGAAGAGAACTCTTAGATCCAACTGAAATGGCTTCTTTCAACGCAGATGTTATTAAAGTATTAGCTTTAACTGGTGCTTACAGAGTTGTTCAAAATGCTATCGATGCTCTTATAGAAGCAGCTGAAGCTGGTAAAGAATTAGAATTACCAAAAATCATATTAACTGCTGAAAAAGCTGTTGAAGCTGCAGGTTTCACTAATCCTTATGCAAAAGCAAAAGCTTATGCTGCATACGAAGCTGCTGGTCAAGTAGCTAGTATTGATACAAAAGGTTGTTTCATGGTTCAAGATGCTAGTCAGTACATAACTATTGTAGCTGCTGCTCACGAATTAATTGCAAATGCTGCAAAATTAGCAACTGAAGCAAGAGAAATTGAAAAAGCTAACGATTCAGTTTTAAGAACTCCACACAGTGGAAAAGGTACTACTGTTTCTAAAACTAAATTAATGGATAAACCAGCTTAA
- a CDS encoding oligosaccharide repeat unit polymerase family protein — protein sequence MNLKKNNLKSKIENIDIFNPYVLIILIIAFILIAIPALYFSDELPSPTFQVYLYIILGILFFILGVNFPKILSKFSKSFKNKIKTLKSINFGKSPSIPSFDFSKFESVEYIILAIVLIGIILQIINFLFLGGIPLFSGILKAKAATKIWLFSYIFFIIGINLLLSKYNRKIYYLLLIIGLGMFSLTGYRTTPIAILLSVFITLYYSRNMKIRYQIMFTAIIAILLIVVGFIAVQAIQWQHWRLNAIELISYRAGFTLNILDRAIPLAGSTHGDLFYYTLTGFFKSVDPRVLVGETVLGESHSITSTIFGPAILDFGMIGIAIQMFLIGFILKLLHMIQKHLKGIATAFYGIILAQTIVWIETGPTDLVVWLFYLLGIIVIVYYLYNISNSDFGINNYNNDGD from the coding sequence ATGAATCTCAAAAAGAATAATTTAAAGAGCAAAATAGAAAATATTGATATTTTCAATCCTTACGTACTTATTATTCTTATAATAGCTTTTATATTAATAGCTATACCTGCATTATACTTTTCTGATGAATTACCCAGTCCAACATTTCAAGTGTATTTATATATAATTCTTGGAATTTTATTTTTTATTTTAGGGGTTAATTTTCCAAAAATACTATCTAAATTTTCCAAAAGCTTTAAAAATAAGATAAAAACTTTAAAAAGTATAAATTTTGGAAAATCGCCTTCAATTCCTTCATTTGATTTTTCAAAATTTGAATCAGTCGAATATATTATATTGGCTATTGTTCTAATTGGGATAATTCTACAAATAATTAATTTTTTGTTCCTTGGAGGAATTCCTCTATTTAGTGGAATTTTAAAGGCAAAAGCAGCTACAAAAATTTGGTTATTCTCATATATATTTTTCATAATAGGAATAAACCTTTTACTTTCTAAATATAATAGAAAAATCTATTATTTACTTTTAATTATAGGGTTAGGAATGTTTTCATTAACTGGTTACCGAACTACTCCAATAGCTATTTTATTAAGCGTATTTATAACATTATATTATTCTAGAAATATGAAAATTAGATATCAAATAATGTTTACAGCTATTATAGCTATTTTATTGATTGTTGTTGGATTCATAGCAGTTCAAGCTATCCAATGGCAACATTGGAGACTAAACGCCATTGAATTAATTTCATATAGGGCAGGATTTACATTAAATATTTTAGATAGAGCTATTCCACTTGCTGGTTCAACACATGGAGATCTATTTTATTATACACTTACAGGATTTTTTAAATCAGTAGACCCCCGTGTTCTAGTTGGGGAAACTGTACTTGGAGAGAGTCATTCTATAACCTCTACAATATTTGGTCCAGCTATTTTAGACTTTGGAATGATAGGTATTGCCATACAAATGTTTTTGATTGGTTTTATCCTTAAACTACTTCATATGATTCAAAAACATTTAAAAGGAATAGCTACTGCATTTTATGGGATAATACTTGCACAAACAATTGTTTGGATTGAAACCGGGCCAACTGATCTTGTAGTCTGGTTATTCTACTTACTCGGAATCATAGTAATTGTTTATTATCTTTATAATATATCTAATAGTGATTTTGGAATTAATAATTATAATAATGATGGTGATTAA
- the hisB gene encoding imidazoleglycerol-phosphate dehydratase HisB: MRIAKVSRKTSETDIKIQIDLDGKGIYNINTGIKFFNHMLESFSKHSSINIDIEAIGDIDIDDHHTVEDVGILLGEAFLEAIGDKTGIKRMSHTIVPMDDSLATVAIDISGRSYLKTDFSFNNDKIGDMTSDTITHFFESFASSGKVNLNIQAEGSNDHHKAEAIFKAFAKALKDACKIEHDSIPSTKGII, from the coding sequence ATGAGAATAGCTAAAGTATCTAGAAAAACATCTGAAACAGATATTAAAATACAGATAGATTTAGATGGAAAAGGGATATATAATATAAATACTGGAATCAAATTTTTTAATCATATGTTAGAATCATTTTCAAAACACAGTTCAATAAACATTGATATTGAAGCTATTGGTGATATTGACATTGATGATCACCATACTGTCGAAGATGTTGGAATATTACTTGGAGAAGCATTTTTAGAAGCTATTGGAGATAAAACGGGAATAAAGAGGATGTCTCATACAATCGTTCCGATGGATGATTCTCTAGCTACTGTAGCTATTGACATCAGTGGGCGTAGCTATTTAAAAACAGATTTCTCATTTAATAATGATAAAATTGGTGACATGACTAGTGATACAATCACCCACTTCTTTGAATCATTTGCAAGTTCAGGAAAAGTAAATCTAAACATTCAAGCTGAAGGATCTAATGACCACCACAAAGCCGAAGCAATATTTAAAGCTTTTGCAAAAGCTCTCAAAGATGCTTGTAAAATCGAACATGATTCAATTCCTAGTACCAAAGGAATTATTTAA
- a CDS encoding right-handed parallel beta-helix repeat-containing protein, with amino-acid sequence MQNKKSEKRRYSHIIILMSIAILLFCSLSAINAANQTINSTSTGGIAQGIADTEDRGTLTLNPGTYNKTNQDTNIYINKNIIIKGNGSADKIIIDARGLSKIFLINDDYNITFINITFINGLANSNTVDGGGAIQSDGGNPNITIKNCVFSNNTGYTGGAIRVSNGHANINITDSNFTNNTARQSIYGAVSGGAIDGYFNLSVIRSNFINNTAEGLGGAILVSNGNLYALDCNFTNNSAMYEGGAIHIFASNNSIINGCNFTGNRVTNFTDNINNPNGGGAIYITGSINTTIRNSNFTDNTGDFGGAIIDMGKNLTISNSSFTNNNAAARGGAIFTYSTSSNLSISNSDFTNNSANIGGGIYNYGINLTIANSNFTDNKALDGDGGAIYNNKANNMTIKSSNFTNNNATEFGGAIFNSGLDMNISSSNFINNKILDYYGGAIYNTGNNMTVTDSKFSENKAYLGGAIHNTGNNTAVYVSNFTNNTGDFGGAISNTGANMIVSANFINNQATVYNGGAIYNTGYNMTIRGSNFTKNNAIARGGGIYNTGNNLSVSDSIFTNNSATDYGGAIYNTGNDTKITANFNNNSAEVGGAIVNTGNGINVSDSNFINNNGSYGGSIYNTGTNVTIISSEFTNNKAANTGGSIYNSGDNTTVSSSSFTNNSAIYAGGIYNEGSMFVTGNTMNNNTATTLGNEIYNDGSMGVLNLTYINNSTIRINNDSTINIYATLTDDMGNTITGQNISFYINGTLIGSLESIEGYANLTYTFNGLSSGLLSVNGFYEGAGTYPINIKEGLLEIGKIRMNSTVNAPNDKVGKPIIITGIAKDEHGNPLANTQLNITIEGNTYTVTTNNLGEWNLTYTPTHTNNIEIQASHTGNDTHEGFTSIVNTKALKIIMNSTVNAPNDEVGKPITITGIAKDEFGNPLTNTQLNITIEGNTYIVTTNNLGEWNLTYTPTHTNNIKIQASHAGNDTHEGFISITNTKAYETNNNDENNNNTNNTEPNDNNSTSEESNKKNQVSAKSNSKNLINTKNQKTGAPIAIILIVLLAIFGSVYRKK; translated from the coding sequence ATGCAAAATAAAAAAAGCGAAAAAAGAAGATATTCACACATTATAATTTTAATGAGCATTGCAATCTTATTATTTTGCAGTTTATCAGCTATAAATGCAGCTAATCAAACTATTAATTCTACAAGTACCGGGGGAATTGCACAAGGTATTGCAGATACTGAAGACAGAGGAACTCTGACTTTAAACCCAGGAACCTACAATAAAACAAATCAAGATACTAATATCTATATCAATAAAAATATAATAATCAAAGGAAATGGGTCTGCTGATAAGATTATAATAGATGCAAGAGGTCTCAGTAAAATATTCCTTATAAATGATGATTATAATATAACATTCATCAATATAACATTCATCAATGGACTTGCTAATTCTAATACTGTTGATGGTGGTGGTGCTATCCAGAGTGATGGTGGTAATCCCAACATAACAATTAAAAATTGTGTATTTTCTAACAATACTGGTTATACTGGTGGTGCAATTAGAGTATCAAATGGTCATGCCAATATTAATATAACAGACTCTAACTTCACTAATAATACTGCACGTCAATCTATATATGGTGCTGTTAGTGGTGGTGCTATTGATGGTTATTTTAATTTATCTGTGATTCGTTCTAATTTTATTAATAATACTGCTGAAGGTTTAGGTGGTGCAATCTTAGTAAGTAATGGTAATTTATATGCACTAGATTGTAATTTCACTAATAATAGTGCAATGTATGAGGGAGGCGCTATTCATATCTTTGCAAGTAATAATTCAATTATAAACGGATGTAATTTTACTGGTAACCGAGTTACTAACTTTACAGACAATATTAACAATCCTAATGGAGGAGGTGCTATCTACATTACAGGTAGTATTAATACAACCATAAGGAATTCTAATTTCACTGATAACACAGGTGATTTTGGTGGTGCTATCATAGATATGGGTAAAAATCTAACTATATCAAACTCTAGTTTCACTAACAACAATGCTGCAGCTAGAGGTGGTGCTATATTTACATATAGTACCAGCAGTAATTTAAGCATATCAAACTCTGACTTCACTAACAACAGTGCGAATATAGGTGGTGGAATCTATAACTATGGTATTAATCTAACCATAGCAAACTCTAACTTCACTGATAATAAAGCTCTTGATGGTGATGGTGGTGCTATCTATAATAATAAAGCGAATAATATGACTATAAAGAGTTCTAATTTCACAAATAATAATGCTACAGAATTTGGTGGTGCTATTTTTAATAGTGGTCTTGATATGAATATATCTAGTTCTAATTTCATCAATAATAAGATTCTAGATTATTATGGTGGTGCAATTTATAATACCGGCAATAATATGACTGTGACTGATTCTAAATTCAGTGAAAACAAAGCATATCTTGGTGGAGCTATCCATAATACAGGCAATAATACAGCTGTGTATGTTTCTAATTTCACTAATAACACAGGTGACTTTGGTGGTGCTATATCTAATACTGGTGCTAATATGATTGTATCAGCTAATTTCATAAACAATCAAGCGACTGTTTATAATGGTGGTGCTATCTACAATACTGGTTATAACATGACCATACGCGGTTCTAATTTCACTAAAAACAATGCAATAGCTCGTGGTGGCGGTATTTATAATACAGGCAATAATTTAAGTGTATCAGATTCCATATTCACTAATAATAGTGCAACTGACTATGGTGGTGCTATTTATAATACTGGTAATGATACAAAAATCACAGCTAATTTCAATAACAACAGTGCAGAAGTAGGTGGTGCTATAGTTAATACTGGTAATGGGATAAATGTGTCTGATTCTAACTTTATTAACAATAATGGAAGTTACGGAGGAAGTATCTATAATACCGGTACTAATGTAACTATAATTAGTTCTGAATTTACAAACAACAAAGCAGCTAATACTGGAGGATCTATCTATAACTCTGGCGATAATACAACTGTTTCTAGTTCTAGTTTTACTAATAACAGTGCAATTTATGCTGGAGGTATTTATAATGAAGGTAGTATGTTTGTAACTGGCAATACCATGAATAATAATACCGCAACAACATTAGGTAACGAAATATACAATGATGGAAGTATGGGAGTCTTAAATTTAACATACATAAATAATTCCACAATAAGAATTAACAACGATTCTACAATAAATATATACGCTACCTTAACTGATGACATGGGCAATACTATTACAGGCCAAAATATAAGTTTTTATATAAATGGAACATTAATTGGTTCTTTAGAATCAATTGAAGGGTATGCTAATTTAACATATACTTTTAATGGATTATCAAGTGGTTTATTAAGTGTTAATGGCTTTTATGAAGGTGCTGGAACTTATCCAATAAATATTAAAGAAGGTTTATTAGAAATTGGTAAAATAAGAATGAATTCTACTGTTAATGCTCCAAATGATAAAGTAGGGAAACCTATCATCATAACAGGTATTGCAAAAGATGAACATGGAAACCCATTAGCTAATACTCAACTTAATATCACCATTGAAGGAAATACTTACACAGTAACAACAAACAACCTAGGAGAATGGAACTTAACATACACTCCCACACACACAAACAACATCGAAATCCAAGCATCACACACAGGCAACGACACACACGAAGGATTCACAAGCATTGTAAATACAAAAGCTTTAAAAATAATAATGAATTCTACTGTTAATGCTCCAAATGATGAGGTAGGGAAACCTATTACCATTACAGGTATTGCAAAAGATGAATTTGGAAACCCATTAACTAATACTCAACTTAATATCACCATTGAAGGAAATACTTACATAGTAACAACAAACAACCTAGGAGAATGGAATTTAACGTATACTCCTACACACACAAACAATATCAAAATCCAAGCATCACACGCAGGTAACGACACACACGAAGGATTCATAAGCATCACAAATACAAAAGCTTATGAAACAAATAATAACGATGAAAACAATAACAACACTAACAATACAGAACCAAATGATAATAATTCAACTAGTGAAGAATCAAACAAGAAAAATCAAGTCAGTGCAAAATCAAACAGCAAAAACTTAATTAATACAAAAAATCAAAAAACAGGTGCTCCAATAGCAATTATATTAATTGTATTATTAGCTATATTCGGATCTGTTTATAGAAAAAAATAA
- the cfbB gene encoding Ni-sirohydrochlorin a,c-diamide synthase, translating into MRIVLAGTGSAVGKTTISTGIMKALSNEMNVQSFKIGPDYIDPSYHSLATNNPPRNLDSFFMNEDQLKLSFDRGMKIAKADIGIIEGVRGLYEGISPTGDIGSTASVAKALDAPVILIMNAKSLVKSAAALVLGFKALDTEVKIEGVILNKIKGKRHYLKAKEAVETLSDVKVIGAIPRDDDLEVKERHLGLVPALEQERIANDIDKWSKVVKEYIDLDALKEIAKSSPKIKINKKTELWNTNNKKTTRIGIARDEVFNFYYTENFESLEDNNAKLTYFSPFKDEELPDVDALYIGGGYPEIFAKELEANESMKLAIKKFHNDNKPIYGECGGLIYLSKSIDGFKTCDILPYPSQMTDKVQGLSYVIAKSNEDNLISQKGEVFRGHEFHYTKLCIDEKDVNSANFAFDIERGRGIINKQDGLSVGNTLANYIHLHACSCPNLAYNFTKNINEL; encoded by the coding sequence ATGAGAATTGTATTAGCTGGAACTGGAAGTGCAGTAGGTAAAACAACTATTTCTACAGGGATAATGAAAGCATTATCTAATGAAATGAATGTACAATCTTTTAAAATTGGTCCAGATTATATAGATCCTTCATATCATTCGTTAGCTACAAACAACCCTCCACGAAATCTTGATTCTTTTTTTATGAATGAAGATCAACTTAAACTTTCTTTTGATCGTGGAATGAAAATAGCTAAAGCTGATATTGGAATTATTGAAGGTGTTAGGGGTCTTTATGAAGGTATAAGTCCTACAGGAGATATTGGGAGTACTGCTTCTGTAGCTAAAGCACTTGATGCTCCAGTTATTTTAATCATGAATGCTAAAAGTCTTGTTAAAAGTGCTGCAGCTCTTGTTCTTGGGTTTAAAGCTCTTGATACTGAAGTTAAAATTGAAGGAGTAATTCTTAATAAAATAAAAGGTAAAAGACACTATTTAAAAGCTAAAGAAGCTGTTGAAACACTTTCTGATGTAAAAGTAATTGGGGCAATCCCTCGGGATGATGATTTGGAAGTAAAAGAAAGACATCTTGGTTTAGTTCCAGCTCTTGAACAAGAAAGAATAGCTAATGATATAGATAAATGGTCAAAAGTTGTAAAAGAATATATAGATTTAGATGCTTTAAAAGAAATAGCTAAATCATCTCCAAAGATCAAAATTAATAAAAAAACTGAACTTTGGAATACAAACAACAAAAAAACTACACGAATCGGAATAGCTCGTGATGAAGTATTTAATTTTTATTATACTGAAAATTTTGAAAGTTTAGAAGACAATAATGCTAAATTAACCTATTTTAGTCCTTTTAAAGATGAAGAACTTCCTGATGTTGATGCACTTTATATTGGAGGAGGTTATCCTGAAATCTTTGCAAAAGAACTTGAAGCTAATGAATCTATGAAATTAGCTATTAAAAAATTCCACAATGATAATAAACCTATCTATGGCGAATGTGGAGGACTTATATATCTTTCAAAATCTATTGATGGATTTAAAACATGTGATATTTTACCATATCCTTCACAAATGACTGATAAAGTTCAAGGTCTTAGCTATGTAATAGCTAAATCAAATGAAGATAATCTTATTTCACAAAAAGGAGAAGTTTTTAGAGGTCATGAATTTCATTATACAAAGTTGTGTATAGATGAAAAAGATGTAAATAGTGCTAATTTTGCTTTTGATATTGAAAGAGGTCGAGGTATAATTAATAAACAAGATGGATTGTCAGTTGGTAATACATTAGCTAATTATATTCATTTACATGCTTGTTCTTGTCCTAATTTAGCTTACAATTTTACAAAGAATATTAATGAACTTTGA
- a CDS encoding radical SAM protein: MNTLKKMQVLSDSAQFDVCDYVNHYKKSDVNLPGIYNATGPDGCKIPLFKTLMTNKCVNDCKYCINQSKRNFTRLELSPDELARAFLNYYGNGYVEGLFLSSGIAKNIDNTMENMLEVVNILRKNYGYDDYIHFKVIPGASKDSIKRAMSLANRVSLNIESATPNGLSDISSTKDYNKDILKRISWINSISKKKNSIMCSSSTTQMIVGANDETDLEVLSRIKSLYKKYDLSRSYFSAFSPVEGTDLERKEECNKDRTSKLYNADALLNTYKFDLDELVFEENNHLSLIEDPKYSAALKRDIFPLEINSAPFYELIRVPGIGTISAKRIMAIRKKKPFKKLEELKKLGVVVDRAEPFIKLDGNYQIGLYSY; the protein is encoded by the coding sequence ATGAACACTTTAAAAAAAATGCAAGTTTTAAGTGATTCTGCACAATTTGATGTTTGTGATTATGTAAATCATTATAAAAAATCTGATGTCAATCTTCCTGGAATTTATAATGCAACAGGGCCTGATGGATGTAAAATTCCTCTTTTTAAAACATTAATGACAAACAAATGTGTTAATGATTGTAAATACTGTATAAATCAATCAAAAAGAAATTTCACTAGGCTTGAATTGAGTCCTGATGAGTTAGCTAGGGCATTTCTTAATTATTATGGTAATGGATATGTAGAAGGTTTATTTTTAAGTTCAGGCATTGCAAAAAATATTGATAATACTATGGAAAATATGCTTGAAGTAGTTAACATACTCAGAAAAAACTATGGTTATGATGATTACATTCATTTTAAGGTTATTCCTGGTGCTAGTAAGGATTCGATTAAAAGAGCTATGTCTTTAGCTAATAGGGTAAGTTTAAATATTGAATCTGCAACTCCAAATGGATTATCAGATATTTCATCCACTAAAGATTATAATAAAGATATTTTAAAAAGAATTAGCTGGATAAATTCAATATCTAAAAAGAAAAACTCAATCATGTGCTCTAGCTCTACAACACAAATGATTGTTGGAGCAAATGATGAAACAGATCTAGAAGTATTATCTAGGATAAAATCACTATATAAAAAATATGATCTATCTAGAAGTTATTTTAGTGCATTTTCTCCTGTTGAAGGAACTGATCTTGAAAGAAAAGAAGAATGTAATAAAGATAGAACTTCAAAGTTATATAATGCCGATGCATTATTAAATACTTATAAATTTGATTTAGATGAGCTTGTTTTTGAAGAAAATAATCATTTATCTCTTATAGAAGATCCTAAATATTCAGCTGCATTAAAACGAGATATTTTTCCATTAGAAATTAATTCGGCCCCATTTTATGAATTAATCCGAGTCCCTGGAATTGGAACAATTTCAGCTAAAAGAATCATGGCTATCAGAAAGAAAAAACCATTTAAAAAGCTAGAAGAACTAAAAAAATTAGGGGTTGTTGTAGATAGAGCTGAACCCTTTATAAAATTAGATGGAAATTATCAAATAGGTTTATATAGCTATTGA